GTCAGTTACTTTAATCCTTTCCCTTTCAAAATGTATCCTAGCCCCGACTTTGTTCAGGAGGTCTCAATCTAGTAATGGTGCTGGACATTCCGGAATGACCATAAAAGAATGTGTGACCTGGCCTGTGCTTAGGTTAACCCTTCTTTTAGTAGTCCATTTATAGATCTTCTTCCCTGTGGCTCCCTGCACCCAGCTCTGTTTATTGTCTAATTGTCCTAGCAGCTGGGTGAGGACTGAGTGTTGGGCCCCGGTGTCCACCAGGAAGCTCACAGGCTGCCCCTCCACTTCTAGTGTTATCCACGGTTCAGGGAGGGGCTCCAAACCAAGACATTCCTAGTCACTATCTTCCTCTGCCAGCAGGACCTGCTTAGGTTTGTTTGTCATGGTCTTCTTTGGGCACTCTTTTGCCCAATGTCCCTTCTCTTTGCAGTAAGCACACTGGTCTTTTTctaacctttctctctctctctctttttctgtcctgccccccccatctttttcttttacatGTCTGTCTCCTTGAGTGACAGCATACAGGATTTTTGTCAGTTCCCTACTCTGCTTTTTCCCCTCAGCAGCTCGATACTTCCTGTCTTCATCCCTCAGtcgcttctccttctcctcaggGGTTTCTCTGTTATTATAAACTTTCTCTGCCACTTCTACCAAGTCACACAAGGATTTTTCCCCTAGTTGATCTACcttctgcaattttttttctgatgtctAAAGCCGACTGATTGACAAACGCCATTATCACAGCCACCTTGCTTTCCTCCACTTCAGGGTCCATGGGAGTGAACTGCCTAAAAGCCTCTACGATTCTTTCTATAAATGCTGCAGGGCTTTCTTGGAGTCCCTGCCTCACGTCCCCCACTTTGGCTAAGTTGGTCGGCTTCCTAGCCGCTGCTCGGAGCCCGGCCATTAGAGTCTGGTGGTAGACATGCAGACACTCCCTACCTTCTGCCGAATTGAAATCACAGGAGGGTCGGGTCAATGGGAAAGCCGCTGCGATTAGGTCCGGATTTTGGGTGGGCCTCCCATCGGGCCCAGGGACGGCTTTTCGAGCCTCATTCtggatcctttctctctcttctgtggtaaacAAGACCTGTAAGAGCTGCTGGCAGTCATCCCAGGTAGGCTGATGTGTAAAGATAACAGAATCTAACAAGTTAATCAATGCCTTAGATTCTTCAGAGAAGTGGGGGTTCTGAGTTTTCCAATTATACAAGTCAGAGGTAGAGAATGGCTAATAATAGAGTGTTTGGCTCCCTTCCTCATCTGGGGAACTCACTGCTCGCAGCGGGAGTGCCTTAGGGACTAAAGTGGGTTCTGACAAAGTGGGCTCCCTCTGCCCCTGCCAGGGCCTGAGGCCAAATGCAGGTCCCGAGGCACGCTGATCTCCCTCAGCTGGAGGCGGAGGAGCTGTTGGTTGTTGACAGGGAGGGTGGTTGTTACCTGTGGAATAAGGTGGGGGAAATTCTGGCCCTAGGAGATCAATGAGATCAGAACAAGGGATGGAGTCTGAAAGCACCATCGGCTTCTTGGAACTCAGCTGTTTAGCCTCTGTCACCAATACTTTTGGAGGAACCTGTGAGGGAATCAAAATCTTGATCCATGTGGGGGGTCTTCCACTAGGCTTTGCCAGGTGATAATATATGGTACCTGGTCCGGATGCCCACTTGGACCAGGGTTGAGAATAATATCTCGTACTCTCTGAACCACATGGAGATCAAAAGTCCCCTGCTGGGGCCACTATACTCCGAAGGTAGGCCATTCTGAAATGCAAAAGATTTTTAGTTTAGATTTCCTGACTTCTACCCCTAGGTTATGAGCCCTCTCCTTAACCTCAGACATGTGACTGAGGACTAGGTCCAGGGATGTGAATATCGCCTGACCCATACctgcaaaataaaagtaaatgaacaCAAAACACAGGCTCACAAACAGACAGATAAGCGCGCTACCACAAAAGGTTCCCTGACCTGTTCTCAAAATTTGTCTGGACTTTCTCAAAACTGACTCTGGTTTCCATGTCAGAGCCTCCTGACGGACCCGTGGTTCTGCGTCTCCTGACAGTTCATCGACCTCGGGGACTTCCAGCATACCGAATGGCGTCCAACGCCATATGGGTCCCAGAAGGTAGAGGGGAACGTCTTCCGTCTCTACCCTAGCAACAGTCATAAGCAGGGTGTCCCCCTAGACTCTTGCTGCTTTTACAAAATGGATCCTTCCTGACTGACCCAGGGTGGTAGCCTAGCTTCTTTCTGGAGGTTAATTAGTGGAAAGACTCCTCACCCTGTCTAGTTGATGAGATCTGAGGATCCCGGACGAGCCCCCATTTGTTAGGGTCCAGTAATCCACAGaaatcaccaagagaccagagcgATGTAAAATCAACAGAGTCTTTATTAGCAGGCACCAGGGACAAACACACTGAGCCACCAACTCAGTGGTGGTCAGAAATGCTCGACCCCCTCTATAGTTTCTATTGAGATTATATAGGGTTTAGGGCAGGGGGGGCTATGTGACAAGCATCctgttagtttaaaaaaaaaaagttttcccaagccatagcaggaagaagcaggggggtaggggttgcgacttttggttatcttcccttctgcctggtcagcaggatgtTGCAGGTTGGGGAGTTGCCTTTGTTAATTGTCTCCCCTCAGCAGGAAATGTTTCCTTAACTGATTCTTGTCAAGACAAGTAGTTTACTGGCCTTTCCAGGGGGCCCATTTTCTtgagttttactttttttaacccTTTTATCTCTGGAACAATTTTTTACCTTCTAACACAAGGACTTTGCTAATATAAATTTACCTGAATTTCCAA
The DNA window shown above is from Erinaceus europaeus chromosome 2, mEriEur2.1, whole genome shotgun sequence and carries:
- the LOC103108819 gene encoding LOW QUALITY PROTEIN: uncharacterized protein LOC103108819 (The sequence of the model RefSeq protein was modified relative to this genomic sequence to represent the inferred CDS: deleted 1 base in 1 codon; substituted 2 bases at 2 genomic stop codons); translated protein: MLEVPEVDELSGDAEPRVRQEALTWKPESVLRKSRQILRTGMGQAIFTSLDLVLSHMSEVKERAHNLGVEVRKSKLKIFCISEWPTFGVPPKVLVTEAKQLSSKKPMVLSDSIPCSDLIDLLGPEFPPPYSTGNNHPPCQQPTAPPPPAEGDQRASGPAFGLRPWQGQREPTLSEPTLVPKALPLRAPFSTSDLYNWKTQNPHFSEESKALINLLDSVIFTHQPTWDDCQQLLQVLFTTEERERIQNEARKAVPGPDGRPTQNPDLIAAAFPLTRPSCDFNSAEGRECLHVYHQTLMAGLRAAARKPTNLAKVGDVRQGLQESPAAFIERIVEAFRQFTPMDPEVEESKVAVIMAFVNQSALDIRKKLQKVDQLGEKSLCDLVEVAEKVYNNRETPEEKEKRLRDEDRKYRAAEGKKQSRELTKILYAVTQGDRHVKEKDGGGRTEKERERERLEKDQCAYCKEKGHWAKECPKKTMTNKPKQVLLAEEDSDXECLGLEPLPEPWITLEVEGQPVSFLVDTGAQHSVLTQLLGQLDNKQSWVQGATGKKIYKWTTKRRVNLSTGQVTHSFMVIPECPAPLLDXDLLNKVGARIHFERERIKVTDCQNQPLQVLTMSLVDEYRLYDTAKAGETLSGWWLQAYPQAWAETGGPGLAVKQAPLFRELKPGAEPVHIKQYPMTLEARKGITPHIQHLLDQGILRQCRLPWNTPLLAVKKSGTGEYRPVQDLREVNARTMDIHPTVPNPYTLLLALAPTHVWYTILDLKDAFFSLPLAPKIQEVFAFEWIDESRGIAGHLTWTRLPQGFKNSPTLFNEALHRDLGEYRNAHPQLTLL